Within the Parus major isolate Abel chromosome 18, Parus_major1.1, whole genome shotgun sequence genome, the region gccCAGGACAGCGGAGTGGGAAGCAGCGAGGAGGGAGTGACAGGGAGCAGGACAGCCAGGGAAGGCtgcacagggatgcagggaggcaCAGCCTGCTGCCACCTTggctccttttccagccccacaaGGGAAATGctcccctggctgtgcctggcacaAACGCTGGCTCAGGACACGCCTTTGGAGGCCACGGAATTTGGTAAGAACCTTTGGCAACAGAGCTCAAGGCCCCAGCCCCACTTGTGGCTGGCAGAATTTGTAGCAGACATGGGGAGAAACACTGTCCTTTCAAAAACACCCTGAGGGCAACTTTTAtcaggcagagctcagcaaaaACGGCTGCAACAAGGcaagtttcatttttactttgGGATGTGGAACAGGGAGCACCTCTGGCACTGAGGAGCCCGAAACCCACACGGAGTGTATGTGCCACAGGCTGTGCCAGTGACAGGCAAGGACAGTAAATATTCAGTAACTGAGGAGAGCCAAAGGAAACACAATGGGAAACATACTGGAAACAACAGACTAAAGTATTCAAGTCTGCAGTTGTCAGCATAAAGAAACAGCTTTGCTGTAATGTCAGaaaatctcagaatggtttgggttgaaagggaccttaaagctcaccccattccacccctgccatggcagggacaccttcccctgtcccaggctgctcacagccctgtccaacctgcccttggacacttccagggacccaggggcagccacagcttctctgggcaccctgtgccagaccctcccagggaagaattccttcccagtatctcatgaagaagaaaactttgGGCAGTGTCTGTGAAATACCCTaactcagagcagcagtgctctgaGACCTGGGGCAGTcaattttctctaaaaatgggaaaaaatcatGCCAGCAGTGTATCctataaaaccagaaaaggcCAGAGACTCCGAGGTCTCCAGTCCTTCCTTGCTGACAAAGCAGACACCTTCCCTGCAATCCCAAAGgtctgcagttttatttttggcagATTATAATTAAAATGGCTTTTATGGCTTTGAAAAGGAGCCACGAAGCTGCACGTTTTGGTTGAAGCAGGAGCGTGTGGTGTGCTCTGGGTGAGGGGACGGTGGccttggctctgctcctgccacctgCCACCAGCACCTCGGGGTGGCCTTGGCTCCCCCAAGGGCTCTCCTTTCTCACCAGCAAATAACAAAGTTCTGCTTGCTAACCAGTCCAGTCCCAGAGGCAGAATAAAAAGTCCTTGTTAAAACCTAGAAAAGCTTGTTTCTAACAAAATCAAATCCAAACACAGTTCCTGGGTCGATGCCTTTCTCTCAGGTTCCATCACCCATGCAGTGGAACTTCCCCTATAGAGCAATTTAACTCCTCTTCCCTTCCACACCTTTCAGTCTTCTCAGGAGTCCTGACAAGCTATTCCTCCAttcttttcttcagcagttttCCCTGTGCACatccttcctgcccttcccttccGCCGTCGCACCCTGTTCCTCCCAGCTATTTTCGGAAGGCAAAGACATCCCGTGTTTTCAGGCCTTTCTTGCCTTCACTTCCTGGTTTAGGAGAAGACACTTCCACCAGCCCCCCGTACGGGCAGCTCTCGTTCTCCAGGTGGTGGCCAGAGCACTCCACAGCGGGGATGAAGCCACTGTCCCACATGCCTGTCCCACACAGCTTGCAGAGGTCGtgcaggctgcaggggatgcGGGGCAGCAGGTGGAACTGATAGAGCAGACTCCTGGCCTAGAGGGACACAGAGGGAAAAGTCACCCCTCACCAGGGCACCTCCCACCCAATCCTCCCCTTTGGCTGCCTGGGCTTCAGCAAAGGCGTGTCCTGCCAAACACCTGAGGGTTACCTGAGGCACTGGGGACAGGTCACAGGGGCTGCCACACTCCACAGCTCATCCCATGGCCCCAGTCACTGCCCCATGGCACCAACAGCTCTGcctccacttccctgggcaggtTATCCAAACAAGGGCTATCCCAACCACACTGTCACCTCCCAAGCACTCAACaacttcctcctcctgctgcaaatCTTCAGGCAAACAGCAGCATCCCTCCCAGGcagccacagggacacaggagatgcacagctgaagcagcagaCCCCGATTTTCTGAACATTCTGACTGATCTCTTGTCCCACATGGGCACCTGGGTGTTTACCTTCCTGAGTACGAGCTCCCCGTTCATGTGCATGGCCAGGTTGCCGAAATGCAGCAGCATCTGGTCAGTGGCCAGCTGCTGCTCGATGACGTCGTCCCCATAAATCACCACGATGGCCACGCAGATGAAGAGGTGGAAATAGTCTGTCTGCAATGGGAACACAGGGGCTGCTGTACAGCAGGTggaggcagagctctggctTCACCTCCCACCCTCCACAAGCTGAGAGATTTTGCTCCCTTCAGTTCTGCCCAGTGGTGAGAACGTGAGTTACCGGTGACTTCTGAACCACAGCCGAGCCAAAGCCTCTTTccttcacagcacagcagcaagcTCTGCACCAGTGTTTGCACCACAGAGCAGATTTTTGGGAAGACATTTCCCAGCTGTGGAAGAGAAGCCTGAACTTCAGAAGTGAGtgctcagcattttctgaaacaCCTCCTTGTGAAGCCCAGACATCCCCAAGGAGAGGcaagcagggctccatcctccTGCTATGTAGATAAACCTCTGCCACAGTCACAGACCCGACTTCTTttggctgctttgctgctgagaGCCCTTCTGGAAATCCTCAGTGCTGAGGGGTGAGCTCAGGCAGGATGTGCCTCACCTGGTAGTGAGCCCAGCACGCCTCCCACATGCGCAGCGCCTCGGCCTCGGGGAACTCCCGCTTGAAGCAGAGCAGGATCCAGCGGTGGCAGAAGAGCATCTGCAGCCCGTCCTCTCCCAGGGCACTCAGGTGCTGGTGGAAGCGGGGGTGCATCAGCCGCAGCAGCTCGCGCAGGTACAGCTGGAAAAGAGGCCCTGGGCTGAGGCCCTGCCCCGGGCAGcacccctggagcagggctggagagctgcagagctcttcTCTCTCAGCTGCCATTTCACAGGGATGGATATAACTGCCTCTGGAGTGCCTCAATCACCCAGGATCAATTCTGCCCACCAGGGGTTTCCATAGAGTCAAAGAATCctagaatatcctgagctggaactGACCCACGAGGAAcatcaaagtccagctcctggccccaCACATGACATCCCCAAGGATCACCCCAAGGTTTGCAGTGTGGTTTGGCATGCTGgacctcccccagcccaggaactggggagaggagaagccactacagggctggagggagcccAGCACTCAGCCTCACCAGCTGCTTCTCCATGTCCTCATCCCGGGGGGAGCTGATGAAGATCGTGTTCTGCATCAATCCAACAAAGCACCAGAAAGTATCTGACTCATCCAGGACCTCTGCCAGGAGTGGGGCAACCAGGTCAGACATGCCCTGGGAGTAGCCAATGGTTGGGTTAAATACTGCATAGTTCAGCAAGATCCTCctggagcagagacagaaatggAGAGGGGACAGGTGAGGGCAGGTGACAGCATCATCTCAGAGACAAAGACACAGGGCCTCATGTGAGGTGCCATAACACAGACAGGGAAACCCTGCTGCAAACACCAGTCCTGAGGCACAAACTTCAGGAAAAGGTTTGGCATTCACAGACAGCgaaacataaacagaaaatgagaatttaaaaagaTTAAGAGGACAGAAATGAAGGGCACATGGGAGAGATGATGCCCAAGATATGCACAAAGCTCCAAGCCATGCTGTTGGATGAAACCCAGCTCTGGAGATCACACCTTTACAAGTCACACTCTCACAGAACAGACTCTATTCTTGTCCTTTACCCCATCAGGAGAACCACAGACCCAAGCACATGTCCCCAGCCCTACCACAGcacctgtgctgtgctgtgtgtgcagggaagctcagggatggcagcagggaagctcagggatggcagcagggaagctcagggatggcagcagggaagctcagggatggcagcagggttACAGGATTGAGAAGGGAGctacagcagcagtgggagcactGGGGAAGGCTCTGCTGTTGCATCCTGTGGTTCCAGATGCACGGTGGGTGCTGTGCAGCATTCccaggcagcctgggctgggggctgaccAACTTGTCTCTACACTGAGCAGGATGTGGCTTTTAGGACACTGGAATCAGACACTTCACCTCATGGTCTCCACATTTGGGTTGTCCTCCCCTCGGAAGAACTGGTTGCTGCGGTCGGTCCTCACGACATCCTTGTCCACCGTGAACTGCACCTGGCGCCAGAAATCCTTCTGCTCATCTGGAGCCATGGACAGCCTGGAAACCACACAGCAACAGCACAGGGTTGCCAAGAGAGGAATGTGAGTGCCACAATGAACAAAAAGCCTCATTTCAGTCTTAGTTTGCAGAGAAAACTCTTCCTGTACCGAGTTTGCTCGGCACCTGAAAAACAGACGGGCAGGTCTGTGCAGTACAGAGGATTGTCTGTCCCAAGGGATTACTGGAAGGAGCCTCCTGGGTTATAAATGGGATGACACGATGTGTTTGCTGCAACAAACACTTCAGAAGCATCAGACTGTGTTCTCCACTGCTCCTTGGAACTCAGCACACCAGAACTCACCACTGGTTTCATTGACTCCTGGTTATTAACAGTACTGTGCCCCTCCAGCTTCAATGTACTCACCTCCATTTAACAAACAATTCTTGCACAAACAACCTTCTGGAATCACATAACCCTTTCCATCCCTTATTTTcatgtacattttatttataaagaaatataaattccCAATTTCACCTTCACTGTTCTAACCCAAGACTTGCCTGTGAGGTTTCCCTGCGTGGTACTGACGAGGCTGTTCCCAGAGCCCAGCTAATGAAATGTCTGAGCTCTGTGGCACTGGCAGTGCCCAACAcacctccttccccatccctcccatccctcTACTCCAGCCTTTCCTGATGCAAAGGGTGCAGAGACTGTGATGTCCAGCCCAAGGAAAATGAGCAGGGGAGGATGATGATGCTCTGTTACCTTTTCTCCTGGATCTCAAAGTactctttcctcttctgcagcCTCAGTGCCTCCCTCTCTTCAGAGGTGGACTCGTAGCTGTAGTAGTGCAGCAGAAAGGGCCACACCTCCCCACGGATGGAAATATCAATCCCACCAAAGAAAATGGCCTGGAAAAAGGAGCAAAAGTTATGGCTGGTGTAGATTTAGCATTCCCAAAAACAGCAACAAGCAACTGCCCGCTGCTGTGCTTTGGTGcctctgcagctctttcctgACAAGTGACGCCTTGATTCAAGCTCCTGCAATTTGCACATGTTTAGAGGGAAAGTGCTGGCCCTCTATTCCCAGACCAGACACAAATCAGGCTCATTTCAATGTCAATAACCACCCCCGGAGAGGCTCTATGATTAACGTGTCGTTCTCATGTCACGGCTTAATCCCAAATCCTGGAGACTGCACTGCACTGCAAACTTCTCTCTCAGGGCCCAGTGCTCCCCTCAGCCCTGGTATTTCACACAGCAATCTCAGCTCATACAACCTCAGCTGTTTCAACCATCTCAGTCCTTTCAGCAATCTCCAGAGTTCTCTGTGACTCGGTCACACattctgcacacacagcaggcACTGGGCACTCTGGTTTATGGATTCCAAACCGCAGCAGAAGTGGGACAGCTCCTCGCTCAGAGGAATGCTCCACCACCACAGAACGACAGAACTggtggggttggaagggacctctggagatgtCCAGTCCAACCTCCCTCgcccaggcagggtcacctggagcaggtgatACAGGAACACGTCCAGGTGGGGATCCAGCCCCGCAGCGAGATCTGCAGCCAAGGCTTCACTCACCCATCTCCATCCTCCCAAAAGCCCAGCCCTTGTCCCTGACAGGAACACAAACTCCTGCGGTTCCCCCCGGGGACTGGCCCTCAGCACGGGAGAGAACAGAGGGGAGCCCCTCACCTTCCTCAGCTTGTACTCCTCCTCCACCTGGCCGGCCTCGTTGAGGTGGTGCAGCCAGCTGGACACGTCCAGGCGCCGGTACGAGTTCTCCTCGGGGTGTGTCTCCGAGGAGGGCAGCTTGGGCCGGCGGATGGAGAACTGCATGCAGGTTTTCTCATCTGCCAGCTGCTGAACGGGGCAGAACAAACCAcaactgcagcaggagccagggaaagcagcacagtgtGAAACCCAGCGCAGGGAAACCTCTGCGTGGTTCATACAGGATTAAGCACTGAGGAGTTGCACTTGgggaggttttgtttggttttttttttttatattccaaCCATTACAATAACAAGAGTGATTAGAAGAATTAAAATCCACCACAAAACAgattcatcttttaaaaaaaattagtttcaatTCCTCCTCCAATCTTATCCCTGACCTGGAACTGAATTAATGCTGCTTACAGCAAAACTTGCCCCTGCCAGGAATGCCTGCAATAAATTACATATGATTGGCCATATACAAAGGGATTGCTGTTAGGAGAGAGGGGAACTGCACTGCCAGGCTCTCTGAGGGCACTCAGGATCCCAGTGCAAGGCTGCAGctgacatttaatttaaaaatcaaaggtTGTTCAATGCAAAAAGTGAGCCCATGCGACCGTAATAAGAAAAGCAGCGGGGGGCTCTGTGGGAAggatggaaatttaaaaatcactgtttctAACAAGCACATACAATATCTTAAACAGATAATTAAAGAGCTCTTATCACATTTGTATGTAGATTGAACAAAATATGGCAAGATGCCTTGTCAAAACATCCTCCAAACGGAATGTTGTGCGTCACAAGATGGATGAAAGGCTCTGACACAATTTCCTATCTCTGCAGATTTCCAGACACCTTCTGTGCCTAAAGGACAGTGCCCACCTGTCAGGTCTAGCAAAACCACTGCCTAAGTAAGTCTTCTGGATGATCTTCCCCCATATTCCACAGGCAGAACAGGAATGGATGGAGACAGACAAGTCCAAGAGAGGCCTTGAGTCCAGCTTGCGTTTCCATCCTGCACGTGGCAGCTTCCTGCCTGACCTGGTGACGTGAACTCAAAGCCTCCTTCCTCCAACACACCACCCTGAAGTGAAACACCTGGCCCCAAGAGCCTGGCTCAGGTACCTGGTCCTTGAGGTGTGTCTCTGTGCAGTACTTCCATTGCTGAAACACCTCGGACAGTTTATCCAGCCCACCGTGGTGGAAATGGAAGATCTTGTACTGGCTCTCCCTGCTGGCCACCACCAGCTGCCCGCAGGTACACGCCTCATCACTGTGGGAACAATGGAGAACGAGCTGTGGAGCCCACCCAGCACAAGGAGGGACCCTTGGGACAGACAAGTCACAAAGTGCAACACCAAGCTGCCCCTTAAAACAGGGCACAGAGCCAGCTTAACACCTCTGGGACTCACTGATCCTTACGGGTCACTTCCAGTTGAGACATTTTATGATTGCATGACATGGTCATAGTGACAATTTTCTCCACTTGTGCCTGGTAACAGCACTATTTTTACCCTTCCTTCACACGAAGGAATTAAAATTTGTCttccctggagaaaaaaaaccccacaggaaGTCTGCCCCAGAAACATGAAGGCAGTACACAAAGTCAGCTCCTAGGGATGTGCAGACTTGCCCACTCACAGCTTTGTCCAAAGAAACAGGAGGGAAAGCAAACAGAGagagtaaaaatgtttttgcaataatttgaaaaaaaaatttgtaataatttaaaagataacTGTAAGAGGCTGAGAGCAGCAAGACTCTAGAGGAGCCTGGTGAGGGGCAGGCAAAGGAAAAGGTACCAGAGATAAAGATGTTTTTCATATCCCCAGGTTATTTGAAGCATTTATGGAATGACAGCTAAGAGCAACctttactaaaaataaaatcctttcgGTTCTGTAACTGTAATTCAGAGGCTCTCCTTGGGAAGGCTGACACTCACTTTCCTGGAGACAATTGTTCTGGAAAGGCTTCCAGGTAGGATTGCAGAAATCACCTCCACCCAGAGCCCTGACATGGAGCATGCACAGCTCACACAGAGCTCACACACAATTTATATACAATTTACACACAATTcacagctcacacacagcttacacacagctcacacacaATTTATATACAATTTACACACAATTCACAGCTCACACACAATTTATATACAATTTACATACAATTcacagctcacacacagctcacacacaATTCACACACANNNNNNNNNNNNNNNNNNNNNNNNNNNNNNNNNNNNNNNNNNNNNNNNNNNNNNNNNNNNNNNNNNNNNNNNNNNNNNNNNNNNNNNNNNNNNNNNNNNNNNNNNNNNNNNNNNNNNNNNNNNNNNNNNNNNNNNNNNNNNNNNNNNNNNNNNNNNNNNNNNNNNNNNNNNNNNNNNNNNNNNNNNNNNNNNNNNNNNNNNNNNNNNNNNNNNNNNNNNNNNNNNNNNNNNNNNNNNNNNNNNNNNNNNNNNNNNNNNNNNNNNNNNNNNNNNNNNNNNNNNNNNNNNNNNNNNNNNNNNNNNNNNNNNNNNNNNNNNNNNNNNNNNNNNNNNNNNNNNNNNNNNNNNNNNNNNNNNNNNNNNNNNNNNNNNNNNNNNNNNNNNNNNNNNNNNNNNNNNNNNNNNNNNNNNNNNNNNNNNNNNNNNNNNNNNNNNNNNNNNNNNNNNNNNNNNNNNNNNNNNNNNNNNNNNNNNNNNNNNNNNNNNNNNNNNNNNNNNNNNNNNNNcacagctcacacacagctcacacacaattcacagctcacacacaattcacagctcacacacaactcacagctcacacacagctcacacacaattcacagctcacacacaattcacagctcacacacaactcacagctcacacacagctcacacacagctcacacacaattcacacacagctcacacacaattcacagctcacacacaattcacagctcacacacagagctcacacACAGTTCACACACAACTcacagctcacacacagctcacaAACAATtcacacacagctcacacacaAGGATCCAGTACCTGAAGAAAAGGCGAAGGGATCTCATTTGTCCCAAGTCTACTCTGAAGACACCACACACCTGCTCGAGGGCAAATACCTTCTGCTGTTCATCCCATCTGGTGCTCTGTGTTTGCCCATTGttctcctggagctgggcactggtgtcgaggctggaggcagagctggtggaGCAGGTCATGCGATTGTCACACGTGTCCCTGTGGACAGAGCGTGGGGACAAAAACCCCATCAGCCACGGGAGGCTGTGGGTGCACACCACAACCACAGATGTTAAAAACCTTTAGTCAGAGTTCTGAAATGGGCATTCATTCACCAActagattatttttattgaaattaattCTCTACCATCCCCAAAAGCATCCTGGTTTTGGCCTTTTCCCAACGTTCTCGCATGCAGAAATGGGGACAGCCAAACCATTCCTCAAAACACCAACTTCTGAGGAGGCAAAATGAAGAAGCTCAAGCAATGCCCTCAGTGTCCAGATCCAGCTCCACACCAGGACGGGGACAGGAGGAATGAGCACAttccagcagcaccatggaCCTGGGATCTCATCTGGGAAATTCCCTCTTTGACCAACAAGATCCAAAGATGTTTCTCCTGAACTTCAGTTTCTCATTACACCTCTGCATGTGGACCTACCAAGCCTGGATTCACGTCTATAAACTCCAGACAAATGGTTTCCATCTGCAGTCTTGAAACTTGGGAGAGTTAAGGATTGGGAAACCACACCTGAGCTCTTCAACCCACTGCAAATCAGAGAAAGTGAACCCAACCCTTTCCCAATCCAACACAAATCTCCAGCTTTAAATGCAAACTCAGTTCAGACTCAAAAAGCCCCCATGTCCCCACCAGCCCCCAtcccaaaagagaaaatatcagtGCTTTGGGAATTAAGTGAATGTGAAACTGTGACCCCTTGGCTCGTAAAAAGGCCAATGCACGTGAACAATCTCGGCGCGGGCTCTGAATGGGCTCTGCTGTGAAATCGGGGTTTGCCAGACAAGGCCCGGAGCAGGTACAAAGCAGCCCCCTGCAAGGCCACTTTATGTGGTGTTTTCTAATCCTCTTATCCAACAATGTGGGCACTGAACGCTGGAAATCACACACTCAGCATGCACTTCACATCCGTGTGCCTCCCGCGCCCGGCTCCAGGGCCTCTTCCAGAGGGAGCAGCCTCATGGGCAGCGCANNNNNNNNNNNNNNNNNNNNNNNNNNNNNNNNNNNNNNNNNNNNNNNNNNNNNNNNNNNNNNNNNNNNNNNNNNNNNNNNNNNNNNNNNNNNNNNNNNNNNNNNNNNNNNNNNNNNNNNNNNNNNNNNNNNNNNNNNNNNNNNNNNNNNNNNNNNNNNNNNNNNNNNNNNNNNNNNNNNNNNNNNNNNNNNNNNNNNNNNNNNNNNNNNNNNNNNNNNNNNNNNNNNNNNNNNNNNNNNNNNNNNNNNNNNNNNNNNNNNNNNNNNNNNNNNNNNNNNNNNNNNNNNNNNNNNNNNNNNNNNNNNNNNNNNNNNNNNNNNNNNNNNNNNNNNNNNNNNNNNNNNNNNNNNNNNNNNNNNNNNNNNNNNNNNNNNNNNNNNNNNNNNNNNNNNNNNNNNNNNNNNNNNNNNNNNNNNNNNNNNNNNNNNNNNNNNNNNNNNNNNNNNNNNNNNNNNNNNNNNNNNNNNNNNNNNNNNNNNNNNNNNNNNNNNNNNNNNNNNNNNNNNNNNNNNNNNNNNNNNNNNNNNNNNNNNNNNNNNNNNNNNNNNNNNNNNNNNNNNNNNNNNNNNNNNNNNNNNNNNNNNNNNNNNNNNNNNNNNNNNNNNNNNNNNNNNNNNNNNNNNNNNNNNNNNNNNNNNNNNNNNNNNNNNNNNNNNNNNNNNNNNNNNNNNNNNNNNNNNNNNNNNNNNNNNNNNNNNNNNNNNNNNNNNNNNNNNNNNNNNNNNNNNNNNNNNNNNNNNNNNNNNNNNNNNNNNNNNNNNNNNNNNNNNNNNNNNNNNNNNNNNNNNNNNNNNNNNNNNNNNNNNNNNNNNNNNNNNNNNNNNNNNNNNNNNNNNNNNNNNNNNNNNNNNNNNNNNNNNNNNNNNNNNNNNNNNNNNNNNNNNNNNNNNNNNNNNNGCACATTTCCCACCAAGCCCAGTTCAGTGCACAACTcacacccccagccccttgCTGCTCCCGTGGCTCTGCCTGGGTGACACCAGGGCTGGTTGACTCCAGATAAAGGAGCAGCTTCGTGGCTCTCTGGGAAGTTCTGCTGCTCCAGtttttggaaagaaagcagcaaagcagaactCACATTCAGGCATTTGGAGCATGAGGACTCAGAAGGGATCCCAGAAGGGATCACACCAGCAGGGATCACACCACACACCCAAACTCACTCCAGGTTAGACACCAGGATACCTCTGACCACAGGCACAGCTGTACACCATCCCCTGCCTCAGGAATTTTTCCATGAAGATTTGCCACTTTCTGATAAAGTGGCAAAATGTAACACTTCCTAAAAGTATCTAACATTAACAGAAATGCAACAAGAGTCCTGGTACAAGACACTTGGGCTGGACTGCCTGCTAGGAGCAGCTGGTATTTATGGAGCAACACTTCGTAACAGCCACAGCTGGTTACACAGGATTTTCCTGGAAGAGATGACTCAAACTAACTCAAAGACTAAGCAGAGGCAACCCATTTTCTAAACCTCTTAAAAAGACGAGCTGGTCAGTACGGCAAAGGGCTGGAGGATGGATTGGTGTGGGGACCATGCAGGTCCTGGTCACAGAGGTCCACATGCCAGTTCCCCAAGAACATCATCTGCAATGACCAGCAGAAATGTCCAGAGAACTGCCAAGAAATGagttcccagcagagctgggcagggtggCTTTGATGCTGGGCATTCTGtagctcctcagcacagcacagcatctccagctgcagctccccgtgctccaaaccccaaatctgccccggatgcagcagcaggcagctgggacCTGcgggcagcagagcctgggcacagccctggcacggGGGGAACCTCCGGAAATGCTTCTCCAAGACAAATGTTTACAGTTCCCACCCAGGCACCGGTGACAAGCTCGCACACGCATCCCACAGGCACAGAAGCATCTTGTGTCCGTGGCTTCACCCCTtccaggcagcaggaagcaCCAAGGGCGAGCAGAGTGCCTCGGCCCGTGCAGCCCCGGGGAAATTCCCATGTTCTCATTGATGCAGAGGGTGAAATCCGAAAGAGACAcctgtgccctccctgcccttcaCAGGGGTCAGTGGACACAAACATTCACACTCAGGACAGATCACAGACAGAACCATCTcgtgctgctgctcactgagTCACCGGGGAAatttggaaaaaacccacactgtgtctaaaattacattttcctgtaCATattgactgaaaataaaattgaaaatactcTAATCTCTagattacttttaaataaaacttaaatattGAGATCATTCTATAGGTCAGCAACAATGAGCAGTATGATCTCTGCtaattttgtggggtttggggagtCTTCTAACCAGGCACTCAAGACAGACAAATGCAGGGGAAGTTTATTGTTTGTCAGACTATTCTATCTGTTGGATGAGGAATTTATCCCAGAGCACCCCGTAAAAGCAGGAGTTGAAGCATTGCAACACAAATAGCCAGAGGAACATTCCAGAGAGACTTTGGGTTGTGGGatccaggaaaaacagagcaCCAGCTAGTACACAGCACTGGTCAGCAAAACAACAAGTGCAGTGGGCCACAGGAATaaaagggacagggaaaaaacccaaggatTAGAAAACCTGGGTCAGGAAGCTCCAGGCCGTGCTCATGTGTTCAGTTCCAGAAAGTCatggagcgtgtccagggaagggaacagagctgaggaaggggctggagcaccaggagcagctgagggagctgggaaagggctcagcctggagaaaaggaggctcaggggggaccttctcATTCCCTGACAGAAGAGTGGAGCCAGCtgggggtcgggctctgctcccagggaacaagggacaggacagaaGCAAACAGCTTGAAGTTGTGCCGGGTTGGATACTGGGGAAAAAtccttcatggaaagggctgtCAGACATTGGTACAAGTtacccagggcagtggtggagtccccacCCCTGGAGGGATGTGAGAGccatgtggcacttggggacatggggcagtgcagtgctggggaacgattggactccatgatctctgagggcttttccaacccaaacaattctgtgattccactTCAGCCTTTTGCCCTTGGCTGAGTCCCACCACTCTTGTCTCAAAACACATCCCATTCCTGCTGGGGAGCAAGACCAGGGGCTGATGTATTTTCTCCACTCAACAATCAACTGCAGCAGCCGAACATATCCCCATTCCTCGAGCCTTTGTAGCCCCAAGGAGCCTCCAtccccctcccaccccatggGACCTCTCACACGCCCGGCTGAGGAGCTCAGACACTGCAGGTGAGACTCAACCTGCAGCAGTGGGACACAACTCCCTGTTCCAAAGCCCTGGAACACACCTACGGCACAGAGAGATCTAAACccaattattatttctgttccaGAGACCTGCCCTGATTACCTGGGAAGCCAATTTCAGCAACAAAGACCTAATAACTCATTTTACGATGTGATGTGACAAATATAATTACGAGAGAGAAAGGGGCTGAAGGCTGCAGCCCTGATGTGGCAGCTACCCAAGCTGTCAGCATGCACCACCTGA harbors:
- the TBC1D16 gene encoding TBC1 domain family member 16 isoform X5, encoding MSLGRLLRRASSRASDLLTLTAGGSSSVLEGEIIYSKNNVCVHPPELLQGIGEHHPGYLCLYMEKDELLGTTLILAWVPNSRIQRQDEEALRYITPESSPVRKAPRKRGRHAQGIGIGRPASPPEHRGAPSLRGDEVLTVALPGRDGTPSSEGERPCSRRSPQPPRSDSGTLSTVSSQEEHNSEALGKSSSSVFLDSESSLPWLMGFLSPRSVHRDTCDNRMTCSTSSASSLDTSAQLQENNGQTQSTRWDEQQKVFALEQVCGVFRVDLGQMRSLRLFFSDEACTCGQLVVASRESQYKIFHFHHGGLDKLSEVFQQWKYCTETHLKDQQLADEKTCMQFSIRRPKLPSSETHPEENSYRRLDVSSWLHHLNEAGQVEEEYKLRKAIFFGGIDISIRGEVWPFLLHYYSYESTSEEREALRLQKRKEYFEIQEKRLSMAPDEQKDFWRQVQFTVDKDVVRTDRSNQFFRGEDNPNVETMRRILLNYAVFNPTIGYSQGMSDLVAPLLAEVLDESDTFWCFVGLMQNTIFISSPRDEDMEKQLLYLRELLRLMHPRFHQHLSALGEDGLQMLFCHRWILLCFKREFPEAEALRMWEACWAHYQTDYFHLFICVAIVVIYGDDVIEQQLATDQMLLHFGNLAMHMNGELVLRKARSLLYQFHLLPRIPCSLHDLCKLCGTGMWDSGFIPAVECSGHHLENESCPYGGLVEVSSPKPGSEGKKGLKTRDVFAFRK
- the TBC1D16 gene encoding TBC1 domain family member 16 isoform X2, whose amino-acid sequence is MSLGRLLRRASSRASDLLTLTAGGSSSVLEGEIIYSKNNVCVHPPELLQGIGEHHPGYLCLYMEKDELLGTTLILAWVPNSRIQRQDEEALRYITPESSPVRKAPRKRGRHAQGIGIGRPASPPEHRGAPSLRGDEVLTVALPGRDGTPSSEGERPCSRRSPQPPRSDSGTLSTVSSQEEHNRSEGTEEGLDCREDEGSLELSADDVSRDSTFDSDSDAFSSPFCLSPISEALGKSSSSVFLDSESSLPWLMGFLSPRSVHRDTCDNRMTCSTSSASSLDTSAQLQENNGQTQSTRWDEQQKVFALEQVCGVFRVDLGQMRSLRLFFSDEACTCGQLVVASRESQYKIFHFHHGGLDKLSEVFQQWKYCTETHLKDQLADEKTCMQFSIRRPKLPSSETHPEENSYRRLDVSSWLHHLNEAGQVEEEYKLRKAIFFGGIDISIRGEVWPFLLHYYSYESTSEEREALRLQKRKEYFEIQEKRLSMAPDEQKDFWRQVQFTVDKDVVRTDRSNQFFRGEDNPNVETMRRILLNYAVFNPTIGYSQGMSDLVAPLLAEVLDESDTFWCFVGLMQNTIFISSPRDEDMEKQLLYLRELLRLMHPRFHQHLSALGEDGLQMLFCHRWILLCFKREFPEAEALRMWEACWAHYQTDYFHLFICVAIVVIYGDDVIEQQLATDQMLLHFGNLAMHMNGELVLRKARSLLYQFHLLPRIPCSLHDLCKLCGTGMWDSGFIPAVECSGHHLENESCPYGGLVEVSSPKPGSEGKKGLKTRDVFAFRK